From Pyrenophora tritici-repentis strain M4 chromosome 1, whole genome shotgun sequence, the proteins below share one genomic window:
- a CDS encoding PTS-EIIC-2 domain containing protein, with the protein MDKAKAAITDFMGRSGHHDTTVHEAVAPAVQHEVIKPHVHEEVNTAIDKEVHQDHYHRTVQPVLDREVLPEEHTAKLGAVQHREFDHRDTDATKRALVDEQARFADERRIDETTHSRSVAPTIGGEHIHHHIHETIQPVVQKETIQPSVVHTTVPIHEVHHNKATHHETTALPAMTMDQFKAKGGALTGREERYDEFEGVPKNIGGASGMGVAEGLTHKSTHHTHGIEHARHGDFESTPNHHGAGTHNPLDRNNDGKMNMHDVTGNHSHTTGTKNPLDRNNDGKMDAHDLTGNRSTAGVGAGTAGVDRNHDGKIDSRDLKDSARNRTEGATGTKNSHGEVIGGSGTGDLAHRPNEDGSLPKALTEDRSRAVPHTQAEEAQLNEIQGHQGQHQTGQHKPSLMDKLNPKVDADGDGKAGFMK; encoded by the exons ATGGACAAGGCCAAGGCAGCTATCACCGATTTCATGGGCCGCTCTGGTCACCATGACACTACTGTTCACGAGGCTGTAGCCCCCGCTGTTCAGCACGAAGTCATCAAGCCTCACGTACATGAGGAGGTCAACACAGCCATCGACAAGGAGGTCCACCAGGATCACTACCACCGCACCGTCCAGCCCGTGTTGGATCGTGAGGTCCTCCCTGAGGAGCACACTGCTAAGCTTGGTGCCGTCCAGCACCGCGAGTTCGACCACCGCGATACCGATGCTACTAAGAGGGCACTTGTTGATGAACAGGCCCGCTTTGCTGACGAGAGGCGTATTGACGAGACCACTCATAGCCGGAGTGTTGCCCCCACTATTGGCGGAGAGCACATTCACCAC CACATCCACGAGACCATTCAGCCCGTTGTCCAGAAGGAGACCATCCAGCCCAGCGTAGTGCACACCACCGTCCCTATCCATGAGGTTCACCATAACAAGGCTACCCACCACGAGACTACCGCTCTGCCTGCCATGACTATGGATCAGTTCAAGGCCAAGGGCGGAGCTCTTACTGGCCGCGAGGAGCGCTACGATGAGTTCGAGGGTGTCCCCAAGAACATCGGCGGTGCCTCTGGCATGGGCGTTGCTGAGGGTCTCACTCACAAGTCTACCCACCACACCCACGGCATTGAGCATGCCCGTCACGGCGACTTCGAGTCCACTCCCAACCACCACGGTGCCGGCACCCACAACCCCCTTGACCGCAACAACGACGGCAAGATGAACATGCATGATGTCACTGGCAACCACTCCCACACTACCGGAACCAAGAATCCTCTTGACCGCAACAACGATGGCAAGATGGATGCCCACGACTTGACCGGTAACCGCTCCACCGCTGGCGTTGGCGCTGGTACCGCTGGCGTTGACCGCAACCACGACGGCAAGATCGACAGCCGTGACTTGAAGGACTCTGCTCGCAACCGCACTGAGGGCGCTACAGGTACGAAGAACTCCCATGGTGAAGTGATTGGTGGCAGCGGAACTGGAGACTTGGCCCACCGTCCCAATGAGGATGGTAGTTTGCCCAAGGCTCTCACAGAAGATCGCTCTAGGGCCGTTCCCCACACACAGGCCGAAGAAGCCCAACTCAATGAAATTCAAGGACATCAAGGCCAACATCAAACAGGTCAACACAAGCCAAGCCTCATGGACAAGCTCAACCCCA AGGTCGACGCCGACGGTGATGGCAAGGCTGGATTCATGAAATAA
- a CDS encoding HIT finger domain containing protein, whose amino-acid sequence MSSNATLLNELCSICNTNNFKYRCPGCSARTCSLPCYKRHQSWAQCSGKRDPTKFVKKSELVTSAGIDHDFNFLSGIERNLEKAERVASATTSSHVTEAKLSRQRAGVPYPKLEAAASVKIIRAPQGMSRQKENKSHMSATK is encoded by the exons ATGTCATCCAACGCAACCTTATTGAATGAGCTTTGCAGCATCTG CAACACCAACAATTTCAAGTACCGATGTCCCGGCTGTTCCGCACGTACATGCTCGTTGCCATGCTACAAACGTCACCAGTCATGGGCACAATGCTCTGGCAAGCGAGATCCGACCAAGTTCGTCAAGAAGTCTGAGCTCGTGACATCCGCTGGTATTGATCACGACTTCAACTTCCTATCCGGTATAGAACGGAACCTTGAGAAGGCTGAGAGGGTCGCTAGCGCCACCACCTCTAGCCATGTCACAGAGGCCAAGTTGAGTCGCCAGCGGGCAGGTGTTCCTTACCCCAAGCTCGAGGCTGCTGCTAGCGTAAAGATTATACGAGCGCCACAAGGCATGAGCAGACAAAAAGAGAACAAGTCACACATGTCTGCCACCAAGTAG
- a CDS encoding CysC, Adenylylsulfate kinase and related kinase has translation MATNITWHPSLSRDERNKFRKQKGFTIWFTGLSASGKSTIATALEQHLLHLGFAAYRLDGDNVRFGLNKDLGFTEKDRNENIRRIAEVAKLFADSSTIAITSFISPYKADRAQARDLHAVTTGTDSPLAFVEVFVDLPLEVAEARDPKGLYKKAREGKIPEFTGISAPYEAPENAEIHIRSDQKSVEDSVKEIVEYLQSKGLLELQK, from the exons ATGGCAAC CAACATCACATGGCATCCGTCTCTCTCGCGCGATGAGCGCAACAAGTTCCGCAAGCAAAAGGGCTTTACCATCTGGTTTACCGGTCTGTCTGCGTCGGGTAAATCTACCATCGCAACAGCGCTTGAGCAGCACCTGCTTCACCTGGGCTTCGCCGCCTACCGTCTTGATGGCGACAACGTTCGTTTCGGGCTCAACAAAGATCTCGGCTTCACAGAAAAGGACCGCAATGAGAACATCAGGCGGATAGCTGAA GTCGCAAAGCTCTTTGCTGACTCCTCGACCATCGCCATCACATCCTTTATCTCCCCCTACAAGGCAGACCGCGCACAAGCCCGCGACCTGCATGCCGTTACCACCGGCACCGACTCTCCTTTGGCCTTCGTTGAAGTTTTCGTAGACTTGCCTCTCGAGGTTGCCGAAGCGCGTGACCCCAAAGGCTTGTACAAGAAGGCAAGAGAGGGCAAAATTCCGGAATTCACCGGCATCAGTGCGCCATACGAGGCGCCCGAGAATGCTGAGATTCACATCAGAAGTGATCAGAAGAGTGTGGAGGATAGTGTAAAGGAGATTGTAGAGTATCTGCAGAGCAAGGGATTGCTGGAACTGCAGAAGTAG
- a CDS encoding Sdh5 domain containing protein — protein sequence MLFLLKPRTSTNRHVVIPLDPSRTLAENLHGHTILEFPTIYVFPPATEKLPEDFMLEEEYAKLEGEQQKEFDELMNELDPDILKRLKEGEDAQRYAGADEEVDSKKILDVLKQDIGGL from the coding sequence ATGCTTTTTCTCCTAAAGCCACGCACAAGCACAAACCGGCACGTCGTCATTCCCCTCGACCCCTCCCGCACCCTGGCTGAAAACCTGCACGGCCACACCATTCTCGAGTTCCCTACCATCTACGTGTTTCCCCCGGCAACGGAGAAACTACCCGAAGACTTTATGCTGGAGGAAGAGTACGCCAAGCTGGAAGGGGAACAGCAGAAAGAGTTTGATGAGCTGATGAACGAGCTTGATCCTGACATCTTGAAGCGGTTAAAGGAAGGAGAGGACGCGCAGAGGTACGCGGGTGCGGACGAAGAAGTGGATAGCAAAAAGATACTTGATGTGCTGAAGCAAGACATTGGCGGGCTTTGA
- a CDS encoding DENN domain containing protein, producing MAPSLSLRPRTGASERPPTRDNADHSLIIPSRTSSLHSRITQPLPSTLNVKQGARSPKTLTHAYMVCGVGREPSQWVKAPAPSQGKIGHMKGAVGTFWLPEILGSSPRLEQDNEIARSLHAAMRACFPHDVEICTGRSQPHCVHHSFVLQQDSSHTLYGIALRVWSRADEKRAETIRDLRKRIEPDFFDNPDETYWIPYCLSFLSRYPLYNLLGDYLRGMWIHWNKATNLFHAEEVSRILSFPAPRLNDLVRIDMKDYALCYQFPSSPTGFQNFAMWPLFTCLSIPNIVGVIEAAVSPTRRIIFTSHYPAMLTIAAETIRFCVRVYEWSGLYVPVVHARHVKDLVQEPGPYILGVTSECRSLFTAPTDALVVDLDRNFVLTSSPPTALSAGQRTKMITRLTQALNGEVSPTGVPQHLRSAYGGGKLIPAGQIIVMRGEVESIQDPDWWTQDAVMTVMDHVCEKLGRNSGVKAIFGGSVKKPLMTKVSMRHLNEIVRERNQYSRDAQEAWTDFINLKQRLDSELGKVTKRNNFLVEELESWKQQFLKFQAFAEQLTKETQDLKVKIENHKRENRRLSNLIDQQKDDAARLTVRLSGTEKQRDDALEALVLQQEIAEELERERKKNKKELSALQHTNGAILRQRDEAQRVVLHLRALIEGQTHHMEHIVKSLNHDDMSNYMDAGFEDVPEEDEDQFEDAETQNQPHTPNRASIKDKSEVGTIRGVAGIESRQSSRASTAQGKHLEGEDVTADMEQRLFSNPARSSKRFSNQSMVDVADRVLRDKTDAIAYIIRNISEQCAAAVEGLQLAQRADIEEDNHSDRRSSVGQMSSVGGRAQSTIGSEYGDEENMLRPGRGSSIPPTPDLSHRSSTSMSMASASTTPDRSSLQHRSHDIPVVPTRILEDDDDVEAGNNDLHADMVPVSKYAQPLQRPNTAVRHNLR from the exons ATGGCACCTTCACTGAGTCTGCGACCTCGCACTGGCGCCAGCGAGCGACCTCCCACGCGCGACAACGCCGATCACAGTCTCATCATCCCCAGCCGGACCTCGTCTCTCCATTCGAGGATTACTCAGCCTCTCCCGTCGACGTTGAACGTCAAGCAGGGCGCAAGAAGCCCCAAGACTCTTACTCATGCCTACATGGTATGCGGTGTTGGTCGGGAGCCCTCGCAATGGGTCAAGGCGCCTGCACCATCACAGGGCAAAATCGGTCACATGAAGGGCGCCGTCGGCACCTTTTGGCTTCCAGAGATCTTGGGAAGCAGCCCTAGACTGGAGCAAGACAACGAGATTGCGAGGTCTCTGCACGCCGCTATGCGA GCATGCTTCCCTCACGATGTCGAGATTTGCACTGGTAGGAGCCAACCCCACTGTGTACACCACTCGTTTGTCCTGCAACAGGATTCCTCTCACACTCTTTACGGTATCGCGCTGCGCGTCTGGTCTCGCGCTGACGAGAAGAGGGCCGAGACCATTCGGGACCTGCGCAAGCGCATCGAGCCCGACTTCTTCGACAACCCGGATGAGACTTACTGGATTCCCTACTGCCTGAGCTTCCTCTCCCGATATCCCTTGTACAACCTGCTCGGCGACTACTTGCGTGGCATGTGGATTCACTGGAACAAGGCCACAAACCTGTTCCACGCTGAAGAGGTGTCTCGCATTCTCAGCTTCCCCGCTCCACGCCTCAACGACCTGGTTCGAATCGACATGAAGGACTACGCGCTGTGCTACCAGTTTCCCTCTTCGCCAACCGGTTTCCAGAATTTCGCCATGTGGCCCCTGTTCACGTGTCTATCTATCCCCAACATCGTGGGTGTCATCGAGGCCGCTGTATCACCGACCCGACGAATCATCTTTACTAGCCACTACCCCGCCATGCTTACTATTGCTGCTGAAACTATACGCTTCTGTGTGAGGGTTTACGAGTGGAGTGGTCTGTATGTCCCCGTTGTCCACGCACGCCACGTCAAGGACTTGGTCCAGGAGCCAGGCCCCTACATTCTAGGTGTAACGTCGGAATGTCGGTCGCTCTTCACTGCGCCGACAGATGCCCTTGTTGTTGACTTGGACCGGAACTTCGTTTTGACTTCCAGCCCACCCACTGCCCTTAGTGCAGGCCAGAGGACAAAGATGATTACTCGTCTGACTCAGGCGCTCAACGGCGAAGTGTCACCGACCGGTGTCCCACAGCATCTGCGATCGGCGTACGGTGGTGGTAAACTCATTCCTGCGGGTCAAATAATTGTCATGCGTGGTGAGGTTGAGAGCATCCAGGATCCAGACTGGTGGACTCAAGATGCGGTCATGACAGTCATGGACCACGTATGCGAGAAGTTG GGCCGAAACAGTGGAGTCAAGGCTATCTTTGGCGGTTCCGTCAAGAAGCCACTGATGACCAAGGTCTCCATGCGCCACCTGAACGAGATTGTCCGCGAGCGCAACCAGTACTCGCGCGATGCACAGGAGGCATGGACAGACTTCATCAACCTCAAGCAACGCTTGGACAGTGAGCTTGGCAAGGTCACCAAGCGCAACAACTTCCTGGTTGAGGAGCTCGAGAGCTGGAAGCAGCAATTCCTCAAGTTCCAGGCTTTCGCTGAGCAACTTACCAAGGAGACACAAGATCTCAAGGTCAAGATTGAGAATCACAAGCGTGAGAACCGTCGCCTCAGCAACCTCATCGACCAGCAGAAGGATGACGCCGCAAGGCTCACTGTCCGTCTATCTGGTACTGAAAAGCAGCGTGACGACGCTCTCGAGGCCCTTGTCCTCCAGCAGGAGATTGCTGAGGAGCTCGAGCGCGAGAggaagaagaacaagaaggaGCTCAGCGCCCTTCAGCACACCAACGGTGCCATTCTCCGCCAGCGAGACGAGGCGCAACGAGTTGTGCTTCACCTCCGTGCTCTCATCGAGGGCCAAACACACCACATGGAGCACATTGTCAAGTCGCTCAACCACGATGACATGTCTAACTACATGGATGCTGGCTTCGAGGACGTGCcagaggaggatgaggatCAGTTTGAAGATGCTGAGACCCAAAACCAACCTCACACACCTAACCGTGCCTCAATCAAGGATAAGTCCGAGGTTGGCACCATCCGCGGCGTAGCAGGCATTGAGAGCCGCCAGTCGTCCAGGGCAAGCACTGCACAAGGCAAGCACCTCGAAGGCGAGGACGTCACCGCAGACATGGAGCAGCGCCTGTTCAGCAACCCCGCACGCAGCTCGAAGCGCTTCTCAAATCAGTCCATGGTTGACGTAGCCGACCGTGTCCTCCGCGACAAGACCGATGCGATTGCGTACATCATCCGCAACATCTCGGAGCAATGCGCAGCAGCCGTCGAAGGGCTTCAGCTCGCCCAGCGTGCCGACATTGAAGAAGACAACCACAGTGACCGTCGCAGCAGCGTCGGTCAAATGTCATCGGTCGGTGGTCGTGCGCAATCAACCATCGGCAGCGAGTACGGCGATGAGGAGAACATGCTTCGCCCCGGGCGTGGGTCTAGCATCCCTCCTACTCCCGACCTAAGCCACCGGTCCAGCACTTCCATGTCCATGGCCAGCGCCAGTACAACACCAGACCGGTCGAGTCTCCAGCACCGATCGCACGACATCCCCGTCGTACCCACACGCATTCTCGAAGACGATGATGATGTCGAGGCTGGTAACAACGACCTCCACGCTGACATGGTCCCCGTATCCAAGTACGCCCAGCCACTCCAGCGACCCAACACTGCTGTGCGCCACAACCTGCGCTAA
- a CDS encoding RssA, esterase alpha-beta hydrolase superfamily, whose protein sequence is MNGTLGVVSRALWSFLLCFFDVAFFWQRKLYAWWTQKSQRYLLLEAIGDARLFEEWEAAAYKLDEVLDYDMWRQTAISKDYDHRLIHQRLSAIYEAQEDNDILGLINILRSGLVRNLGNITAPKLYNRAYAGTKLLIEDYVTQVAYAIENLTQYPTSRNSDTGLTNQAKLDILHDTRQAFGRSVLVLQGGQVFGLCHLGVVKALHLRGLLPRIIAGTATGAIIAALVGVHTEDELLEFLTGTNIDLTAFTNRPYRKDAGFTAWVETLNRRVNRWWKEGHFLDVDVLEQVLRANIGDLTFEEAYTRTKRVLNITVTTSGSGGVPNLLNYLTAPNVLIWSAALASNATSSSTLYHQVTLLCKDEEGNIVPWSPASKTEFRSYTHASYRDRESPLHRIGELFNVNHFIVSQARPYLAPFLRSDLHHPNPKHNAGWRLYMPLIRLVVLEVQHRLQQLDELGALPPSIRRFLLDENIPGPSLTLVPELTAGDFLRLLDNPTKEAIDYWILKGERSVWPAVTALKIRCAIEVELDRGYQLVRRRKPLDLTPIHGTGLRKSGSRGEVLPTQGHERDGRNAEARTRPTRAASLGGSGVPL, encoded by the exons ATGAACGGAACGCTCGGTGTAGTGTCGAGGGCGCTATGGAGCTTTCTCCTGTGCTTCTTTGACGTGGCATTCTTTTGGCAACGG AAACTCTACGCGTGGTGGACGCAGAAGAGCCAGAGGTATCTCCTGCTGGAAGCTATCGGCGATGCACGCCTGTTCGAGGAATGGGAGGCTGCTGCGTACAAACTCGATGAGGTCCTCGACTACGACATGTG GCGGCAGACAGCCATAAGCAAAGACTACGACCACCGTCTCATCCACCAGCGTCTCTCCGCCATCTACGAAGCCCAAGAGGACAACGATATTCTCGGCCTGATAAATATTCTCCGGAGCGGACTTGTCCGCAATCTTGGAAACATAACAGCACCCAAGCTGTACAACCGCGCATACGCAGGGACAAAGCTCTTGATCGAAGACTATGTCACACAGGTGGCCTATGCGATTGAGAACCTCACACAATACCCTACATCAAGGAACTCGGATACTGGCCTGACGAACCAGGCAAAGCTGGATATTCTTCACGACACGAGACAAGCGTTTGGGAGATCGGTACTGGTTCTACAAGGTGGACAAGTTTTTGGACTTTGCCATCTGGGCGTAGTGAAAGCGCTTCATTTACGCGGTCTGCTCCCTCGTATAATTGCTGGGACCGCTACTGGTGCAATTATTGCTGCGCTCGTAGGCGTACATACCGAAGACGAGTTACTGGAGTTCTTGACAGGAACGAACATCGACCTGACGGCTTTTACCAACCGCCCGTACAGGAAAGATGCCGGGTTCACTGCATGGGTTGAAACTCTCAACCGACGTGTCAACAGATGGTGGAAGGAAGGCCATTTTCTGGACGTGGATGTGTTGGAGCAAGTTCTCAGGGCCAACATCGGGGATTTGACCTTTGAAGAGGCATATACCAGGACGAAGAGGGTTCTTAACATCACAGTCACTACCAGTGGCAGTGGCGGTGTGCCGAACCTGCTAAATTACCTTACGGCTCCTAATGTG CTCATCTGGTCCGCCGCCCTCGCCTCAAACGCCACGTCTTCTTCGACCCTCTACCACCAGGTCACATTGCTGTGTAAAGACGAAGAAGGCAACATCGTGCCGTGGTCCCCCGCCTCAAAAACAGAATTCCGTTCTTACACACACGCATCATACCGCGACCGCGAATCACCCCTACACCGCATAGGCGAACTTTTCAACGTAAACCACTTCATTGTTTCACAAGCCAGACCTTACCTCGCACCGTTCCTCCGCTCCGATCTTCACCACCCCAATCCCAAACACAACGCTGGTTGGCGACTTTACATGCCACTCATCCGCCTTGTAGTATTAGAGGTTCAGCACCGGTTGCAACAACTCGACGAACTAGGTGCACTGCCTCCGTCGATCCGCAGGTTCCTCTTGGACGAAAACATACCGGGTCCTAGTCTGACGCTTGTACCTGAACTTACAGCAGGTGACTTCTTGAGGCTACTCGACAACCCGACGAAAGAGGCGATTGACTATTGGATACTAAAGGGCGAGAGGAGTGTTTGGCCTGCTGTCACAGCACTAAAGATTAGGTGTGCCATCGAAGTAGAGCTCGATAGGGGATATCAGCTTGTCAGACGCAGAAAACCCCTTGATCTCACCCCAATCCATGGTACTGGGTTGAGAAAGAGTGGTAGCAGAGGAGAGGTACTACCTACGCAGGGGCATGAGCGCGATGGTAGGAACGCTGAGGCAAGGACCCGGCCAACCAGAGCTGCAAGTCTTGGAGGAAGTGGAGTGCCTCTGTAG
- a CDS encoding 2',3'-cyclic-nucleotide 3'-phosphodiesterase — protein MPGSSLWLLPPADHPLSDVIPSVIDKTSQQFNSPHRFLPHVTLTSEISPSKYASNPQAWLDSLDLPAGQDVKVTFERLGSEDVFFRKLYIKCEKSEGVKKLAIPCRQQANGFEEEAKALSWAEGQYMPHLSLMYHDCPQVDTNMLATVELLGINFTGSGGMGGWIGGRVVLVPTDNAVDEWLPIAERAL, from the exons ATGCCGGGGTCGTCACTTTGGCTGTTGCCGCCAGCGGATCATCCTCTGAGCGATGTCATCCCTAGCGTCATCGACAAAACATCCCAGCAGTTCAACTCCCCGCACCGCTTCCTTCCACACGTCACTCTGACAAGTGAAATTTCCCCGTCGAAATACGCTTCCAATCCCCAGGCATGGCTCGACTCGCTCGATCTTCCTGCTGGCCAAGATGTCAAAGTTACATTTGAACGTCTTGGCAGTGAAGATGTTTTCTTTCGCAAATTGTACATCAAGTGTGAGAAGTCCGAGGGAGTCAAGAAGTTGGCAATACCATGTCGGCAGCAAGCAAATGGCTTCGAGGAAGAGGCAAAGGCTTTGAGCTGGGCTGAAGGACAATATATGCCCCATTTGAGTTTAATGTA TCATGACTGTCCACAAGTCGATACGAACATGCTAGCAACGGTGGAACTGCTTGGGATCAACTTTACAGGCAGTGGAGGCATGGGGGGCTGGATCGGCGGAAGGGTAGTACTTGTACCAACTGACAATGCAGTTGATGAATGGCTGCCAATAGCTGAAAGAGCATTATGA